The nucleotide window GAGAGATGTTGATGAACACTGATGCTAGATGTCTGAAATGATGGTCTGTCCAATAGAGGACACTGATACACTGGTCCAGAAGCTAAAGCCTACAGAAAGcagattaaatgtaaaacacacttGTGACATCAGAGGACATTCACTGTTCCATTAACAGGAGGTgttttagagagtgtgtgaggaacagctgtgtgtgtagatcagacagtgagtgttacctggaggaactggatgtgatcgtgtgtgtgtgaaagctgctccagctcagtgagtctcctctgaagatcagcaatctcctgctccagttgctccaggagtcgttcagctcgactcagttcagtcttctcctgagctctgatcagctccgtcacctccgagcgctttttctccatggagctgatcagctcagtaaagatcctctcactgtcctccactgctgtctgtgcactcagctgttaggacacacacacacacacacacacacacacacacacacaggatttaaagctcatctatcattccctctcttactgcgactctaaatgactccatgttgtccatgttgtgtgtgtttctaggagcagctctgtctctgctcactgctcacctttatagtgttcacagcctgtttcagctcctgcaccttcttctgcttctcctggattctctgctgggatttcatctgcttctcctttaactcactctgaggataaaacaatgtaatgaatattttgtatactgtatgtgtatatgtatatcatCAATCCACAACACAGCCTTGTTGTATGTCCACATATTTGACACATTTTCTGCATGTTTATAACTAACTAAAGAGTCAAGACATAAAGCCATGATCACTTAACCACAGTGGTTTGTATAAAAGACTACGATGACAAACatgatgaaaaatgaaaatgaaaaaacatttatttaacactcAGTTTTGTTTAATGCTGTTGTGACTTCATAGTCCATGTGCAAAACACTGACTAATGAATTAGAAGTAGAAGTTAAAGGGGTTAAGAGACATGACTTTGTCTGTATAATGTGTATTCAAACACATTCAGTTTTACTCcaagaaaaattaaaattattttcctgAATGCGGCCATTAATGATGCATTTTAATTTCGATACCTGACTGAAACATAAAATGGACAAAAAGAGTGTAGTAGGAAGAAATGTGTtgacttgctgttttttttaacatatagggctcaggattgtgcagtatagagtgacatcaTTTTTCTagcacaaaataaacaatatgatGAAATTAATCGTGCAGCGTTATGActgagcaattttttttttttaatatcaatattgttgtttttggttgtatCTACAATAAAAAACATAGATTTTAAACTTCTACATGTTTGCAGTAGTtttgggaagtttgaatcattttagtgacttggtTCTTTAAATCTCTTTCATCGAAATGAACAAATCTGTTTTTGAGTCATTTCCTTcacatttcattcttttgatcagaagtaaataaaaattttgcgttttcaataaaaagacccccaacacgtctgcatacacaaattttgCCTATAGTTCCtattatgaaaatatttcaatgcaactaaggacatattataataaacagaatgatcagctcacctcttatttcttccaatctgagtcgttcgttcttttgaatctattgcaccacaTAGCGTCTATAGAAGTCACGTGACAAAtgaacgaacgactcaggaccgaaaagactcaaaggtaacaactcatttctgttttctgtatgatatacggaggttttgcgatgctttgcgcatgcgcgcccaatagaaaCTAAACAAATTACTCTCTGAGATgactcgttcatctgagtcatgttaaagattcattcaaaaaaaattaattgttcatgcacgacccatcactagtttGCAACATCATTCCCATAGTCCTGTAGAGGTAAAATTTACCATTTatgaaagtaatgataacttttcttctacctgacatatccagaaactcaaatgcacagtttgaagtctgaagccaccctattaacacacactggcaaCGCTTCCATATAGgctcatatatactgtatatattaacaaTTTCTAGTTCTCACCTGTTTCTCAGCTCTTTCTGCTGAAACTGTTACAGCGTCATGGCCTTTATGTTTATCCAACATGCACAAGGAGCAAATATAGGTTTGATCAGTACGGCAGTAGATCTTCAGCACTTCATCATGTTCAGAGCAGATCTTCTCTTGTAGTTTTAATGAagcttctgttaatttatgtgtcTTAAATGCAGGAGACTCATAGTGAGGAGTAATATGAGTTTCACAGTAAGAAGCCAGGCACGTCAGACAGGACTTGACGGCTTTGTGTTTTCTCCCAGTGCAgaaatcacactccacatctccaggtccagcgtaacagtgagcaggagaaggagcttggacttcagtcttcttcttcagtttctccaccacttcagccagcatgttgtttctgcgtagaacaggccttggagtaaaagtgtctctgcactgaggacagctgtagacgcccttctgatcctcctgatcccagcagccattaatacacaccttacagaaactgtgaccacaggGAATGGTCACTGGATCCTTCAGGagatccagacacactggacacaTGAACTGATCCTGATCTACTGAAATACTGGACTCTGCCATTTTCCTGAAgtcacagagggagagagagaacgaaagagagagagagagagagagagagagagtttcgtTTTCTTTGACAATAACTTCCTGGTTCTGTGTGTTtaagagagagggtgtgtgagaGGAGGAGTTAAAATTGAGATATTGCTTATGAATGCTCCTGGTAACTGTTTCATCACACTTTAGTCCATGAATATGTGGagatgtatattttttttcttatctacAAACAGATGAAGTAATTATTTGGCTTTGTTAATGATTATATTTTAAaccgtttatttatttatttatttatttacttttatagttttctattttttactaCTTTTGCTCGCTCAAAGTGGATGCTTCACtgtggtgtgtatgtgaaacacataaaataatctAGAGAGCAAAAATTTCTGAAGAAATTTTTAGTGTGTCTATGCGACTGCCGTTCATTTATAGAATCAATAAATGCTTTGgtcaaatgtatttaatttaaaaaaagggagaaaaaatacttacagtatagtTTTGGAAACATTTAAATAGTAATTAATAACTGTATTGGTATTATGACTATATTTATTGTCTGTCACTGTTTAACTGTAGTGAAGCACTTTGAGCTCCATATTCTGTCTGAATAGAGTTATTCTAATGATTGTAGGTAAATAGACAGAGACAGATTGAGTCAGTAGTTTATCAGTACCAGTATCAGTGTGTTTAATGTGACGTATCACTCCAAGTTTACTGTACTTCACTTTACTTAAGAATTTAGGATcttcacatttaatttaataacattaataacttTAATACACATTACAGCACATACTTACACTTACAGTCACGGTACATGGAGCTTAGCTTCACCGTCCTTATTTAAAGCTACACCCACTCACTCTGTTACACTACGTATAAATACAGAAATTGAAAGTTCATGCAGAGTAAAGAaaactgatctctctctctctctctctctctctctcaggaaaaTGGTGGAGGTGAGTATTTCAGTAGATCAGGACCAGTTCATCTGTCCAGTCTGTCTGGATCTCCTGTGGTCCAGCACAGTTACAGTTACACTATCCTATCACAATACAGTGGAGGTGAGTGAACCCGGAGTGAAACAATTCTTCCTGAATGTCCTGTATGACTGTAGTGTTTATCAGCATTAAACCTCACAAGGCTTTTACCCTCACAGCATTAACagcaaacacaaacatgtctgtaactttttatttataataaataccttatgtttataataaaagatGGACTATTGAATAACTGTTACATATTCTCCAAAACTGAACAAGGTTACAGGACTTTCTCCAGGTTACTGACACTACATTTCTGAACTgacaaaatttgtaaaatattcaaGTGGAACAAATGAAACTGAAGTTCACTTTACAGTGTAACTGTATTAGACTAACAATTCTCTCTGACATTCTGATTCttaaacatcatttaattaCATACACTTTATGGAAAGGAAATTAATAGGTAAAGAGTAAAGGAACCTGCACGGACCCTGatccccgcgatgacgtagtgaacgaagccccgccccataaacacACCTTTGTGCTGTTCTAATAAcctggttgcaatgctgtatagtCCCAGCAGGTGGAGCAGTGACTGCTTTAGTCAGCTGCAGTTCTTGCCTTGTCAACATATTTCCCTGATTAAATCCAGTGTGTCATCTTGGAGATATATACAGTGTCAGTGTCTGAGTACCGTCACTAACTATGCTTTAATAGACCCACACCGGGCCACTGGAATTTACTGCATTGTCTACATACTTTTCATCATTTCATCAAGGATGTCCTCTCGCTCTGTCACTCTCATACACTttcaacataataataatataagaaatgtaataatgtcagcagaaaatgtatttttatgtagtaGTTAATAATGCTGCAccagcatgttttacataaatacataattcaGCTAAGTATGGCTAATGAGTCATGAGTAattaagagtgttttttttttctttaacatagtgtgttactgtgtataGAGACGTATATTAACACTATGTAAAGTCACACCTGAGGACAAAGAGACGCACATTCACACTTGTGgctgtcttttgtcttgtaaatgttgTATTCTTCATGTACATTGATGGGGTGAAAAGAAGGTTTCAGCCAATAGTTCCCTCATCTTTCCATGTGGTGAAATGGTTAAAGCATCTACACTGAAGGCAGGTGATCCCCGGGTCGTGTCTTGAGAATGTCTTggcagtttatttttattcatgtagTACACTGCATGGTACAGAAACtattcaattatattatatcccatactgtaacacacacagtttattgTGAGCTATTCGTGTCATAGAggggatctctctctctctctctctctctctctctctcacacacacacacacacacaaacacgcaggcaaacacacacacatggaaggAAAGAGCAAGAGGCTGCAGATTTCTCGTTTAAACTATTACAGCTTCCCAGATTTGTTTAGTAATAAACCACTATTTCCTAATAAAAGCAGAAAGTCAGAGTAGTGAATTAATGCACTTTTCCCCAaatgtttctcatttttattgtaaaacatgataaagattttttaaacacttgtcgtttatttttaaagaaacattcaCAAAATAATTCTGTATCTCTTTTAACGCAGTATATCGCTGCTTACTTTATGTATACGgacattaagtatcataaaatAGTTTGTCTTCctctttcatttaatttcctGTTGGTTTCACCTTTCCTGAGTTATTCTAAAGGGGAATTATGCCATATCATTTGGACATGGGCAGCACCCAGATAGCAAGGTGACATGATTCAATGTTGAAATTTCATCAGAATCATCATTTTGGTTAAGGCTGATTATTCAATCCTAAATATTGTTGAATCAATGTTGATAATTTATTGCTTTTCTGTGTtgaaaagacaaacatttaatcattgttgatttttggttttggaacccatcctcattcagCATTGTAAGGCAAATTAAATTAACCAAGTGCATTTCtatgaaatgtgtatgcatgtgtgtatgtgtttaaaacAGCTTCTGTGACTGCAAGAGATTTgccatgcttaaaaaaaaaaaaaaataaaaaaaatatatatatatatatatatatatacactcaacaaaaatataaacgcaacacatttgtttctgctccgatttttcatgagatggacttaaagatctaaaattcattccagatacacaatactaccatttctctcaaacattgttcacaaatcagtctaaatgtgtgatagtgagcacttctgctttgctgagataatccatcccacctcacaggtgtgccacatcaagatgctgatctgacatcatgagtagtgcacaggtgtaccttatactgcccacaataaaaggccaccctggaatgtgcagttttgtctcacagaaaaatgccacagatgccacaagcattgagggagtgtgcaattggcatgctgacagcaggaatgtcaaccagatctgttgctcgtgcattaaatgttcatttcagAGGGGTTTTAGAGAAAAATCGTGTCAGATTTTAGTGGTCATGGATTCAAGTGTAATGGGTATATTATTAATGCTGAACGCAACCATTACCAAAGCCACCAACTTTATGTGCCCTTTATTGTACGTGAGACTGTAGAACAGGTGCAAAAATGTCACACCTATTCTGATTTGTAATGcacataaatatgtttttatttgaatgagTCTCCTTTTTATCTCCTACAGTGTCCTGGAGCTCCACAAGGTTTTGACGGACAGAACAAACAAGGAGAACAGAAACTCAGAGGATTGGCATAAGGTCAGAGACAGGggagttttagaaaaaaaattatttgacgGTAAGTTTAGTGTATTTTTCTTGCTG belongs to Clarias gariepinus isolate MV-2021 ecotype Netherlands chromosome 2, CGAR_prim_01v2, whole genome shotgun sequence and includes:
- the LOC128515006 gene encoding tripartite motif-containing protein 16-like, coding for MAESSISVDQDQFMCPVCLDLLKDPVTIPCGHSFCKVCINGCWDQEDQKGVYSCPQCRDTFTPRPVLRRNNMLAEVVEKLKKKTEVQAPSPAHCYAGPGDVECDFCTGRKHKAVKSCLTCLASYCETHITPHYESPAFKTHKLTEASLKLQEKICSEHDEVLKIYCRTDQTYICSLCMLDKHKGHDAVTVSAERAEKQSELKEKQMKSQQRIQEKQKKVQELKQAVNTIKLSAQTAVEDSERIFTELISSMEKKRSEVTELIRAQEKTELSRAERLLEQLEQEIADLQRRLTELEQLSHTHDHIQFLQALASGPVYQCPLLDRPSFQTSSISVHQHLSFDGVRNSLSDLKKRLEEFCEEEFNKIPLHAAAVQIFSLPEPQSREDFLKYFCYLTLDPNTTHRNLILSEKNRAVRYSLREQQYSDHPERFNSWSQVLCKESVCGRCYWEVEWGGEGVYISVTYKYISRKGRVNECGFGCNNQSWSLRCCSSSSLCFYHNNIETDLRAPSSSRIGVYVDHSAGTLSFFSVSDTMKLLHRVHTTFTQPLYAGFRLYWCYGSTVRLCDPE